A DNA window from Zonotrichia albicollis isolate bZonAlb1 chromosome 2, bZonAlb1.hap1, whole genome shotgun sequence contains the following coding sequences:
- the CGGBP1 gene encoding CGG triplet repeat-binding protein 1 isoform X1, with the protein MNSCLLPSFAMERFGVKSAPSRNRSKTALYVTPQDRVTEFGSELHEDGGKLFCTSCNVVLNHVRKSAINDHLKSKTHTKRKAEFEEQNVRKKQRTLTASLQCNSAAQTEKSSVIQDFVKMCLEANIPLEKADHPSVRAFLSRYVKNGSSIPKSEQLRKAYLPDGYDNENQLINTEDR; encoded by the coding sequence ATGAACTCTTGTTTGCTCCCCAGCTTTGCCATGGAGCGGTTTGGGGTGAAGTCGGCGCCGTCGCGGAACCGCTCCAAGACCGCGCTGTACGTGACGCCCCAGGACCGCGTGACCGAGTTCGGCAGCGAGCTGCACGAGGACGGGGGGAAGCTCTTCTGCACCTCCTGCAACGTGGTGCTCAACCACGTCCGCAAGTCCGCCATCAACGACCACCTCAAGTCCAAAACGCACACCAAGAGGAAGGCGGAGTTCGAGGAGCAGAACGTCAGGAAGAAGCAAAGGACTCTGACTGCCTCCCTGCAGTGCAACAGCGCTGCccagacagagaaaagcagcgTGATCCAGGACTTTGTGAAAATGTGCCTGGAGGCCAACATCCCCCTGGAGAAGGCCGACCACCCCTCCGTGCGGGCCTTCCTGTCCCGCTACGTTAAGAACGGCAGCTCCATACCCAAGTCGGAGCAGCTAAGGAAAGCCTATCTGCCTGATGGCTATGACAATGAGAACCAGCTCATCAACACTGAAGACCGTTGA
- the CGGBP1 gene encoding CGG triplet repeat-binding protein 1 isoform X2, whose product MERFGVKSAPSRNRSKTALYVTPQDRVTEFGSELHEDGGKLFCTSCNVVLNHVRKSAINDHLKSKTHTKRKAEFEEQNVRKKQRTLTASLQCNSAAQTEKSSVIQDFVKMCLEANIPLEKADHPSVRAFLSRYVKNGSSIPKSEQLRKAYLPDGYDNENQLINTEDR is encoded by the coding sequence ATGGAGCGGTTTGGGGTGAAGTCGGCGCCGTCGCGGAACCGCTCCAAGACCGCGCTGTACGTGACGCCCCAGGACCGCGTGACCGAGTTCGGCAGCGAGCTGCACGAGGACGGGGGGAAGCTCTTCTGCACCTCCTGCAACGTGGTGCTCAACCACGTCCGCAAGTCCGCCATCAACGACCACCTCAAGTCCAAAACGCACACCAAGAGGAAGGCGGAGTTCGAGGAGCAGAACGTCAGGAAGAAGCAAAGGACTCTGACTGCCTCCCTGCAGTGCAACAGCGCTGCccagacagagaaaagcagcgTGATCCAGGACTTTGTGAAAATGTGCCTGGAGGCCAACATCCCCCTGGAGAAGGCCGACCACCCCTCCGTGCGGGCCTTCCTGTCCCGCTACGTTAAGAACGGCAGCTCCATACCCAAGTCGGAGCAGCTAAGGAAAGCCTATCTGCCTGATGGCTATGACAATGAGAACCAGCTCATCAACACTGAAGACCGTTGA
- the HEMK2 gene encoding methyltransferase N6AMT1 isoform X2, whose translation MPSDATAPLQLRVEHIRPSPSDAAEVRPRPAPFLRPSRPFPRMRAGMALPTPRYGHLGPRGPFRDVYEPAEDTFLLLDALERDADSLREARVEICLEIGSGSGVVSTFVASSILGPGALYICTDINPMAAYCTQETALLNNVHLQPVVTDLVKGLSPRLNGKVDLLLFNPPYVVTPSEEVKSQGIEASWAGGRQGREVMDRLFPLVPDLLSPGGLFYLVTIKENNPGSAFSARIIWP comes from the exons ATGCCATCAGATGCCACCGCACCGCTGCAACTTCGCGTGGAGCACATCCGACCGTCACCCAGCGACGCTGCGGAGGTGCGGCCGCGTCCCGCCCCGTTCCTGCGCCCGTCCCGCCCCTTCCCCCGGATGCGGGCCGGGATGGCGCTGCCCACCCCGCGCTACGGGCACCTGGGCCCGCGGGGGCCCTTTCGGGACGTGTACGAGCCGGCCGAGGACACCTTCCTGCTGCTCGATGCGCTGGAGCGGGACGCGGACAGCCTGCGGGAGGCTCG AGTCGAGATCTGCCTTGAAATAGGATCCGGATCTGGTGTGGTTTCAACATTTGTGGCTTCTTCTATCCTTGGACCTGGTGCACTGTACAT ATGCACAGATATCAACCCCATGGCAGCTTACTGTACCCAGGAGACAGCTCTGCTGAACAATGTTCACCTGCAGCCTGTCGTCACTGACTTG GTCAAAGGATTATCCCCAAGGTTAAATGGGAAGGTTGATCTGCTGCTGTTTAACCCACCATATGTGGTAACACCTTctgaagag GTGAAAAGCCAAGGAATAGAGGcatcctgggctgggggcagacaGGGCAGAGAAGTCATGGATAGACTTTTCCCACTAGTACCAGACCTTCTTTCACCAGGAGGATTATTCTACTTGGTcacaattaaagaaaataatccag GATCAGCATTCTCAGCACGGATCATTTGGCCTTGA
- the HEMK2 gene encoding methyltransferase N6AMT1 isoform X1: MPSDATAPLQLRVEHIRPSPSDAAEVRPRPAPFLRPSRPFPRMRAGMALPTPRYGHLGPRGPFRDVYEPAEDTFLLLDALERDADSLREARVEICLEIGSGSGVVSTFVASSILGPGALYICTDINPMAAYCTQETALLNNVHLQPVVTDLVKGLSPRLNGKVDLLLFNPPYVVTPSEEVKSQGIEASWAGGRQGREVMDRLFPLVPDLLSPGGLFYLVTIKENNPDDILETMKKSGLKGTRVLSRQAGQEMLTILRFRKS; this comes from the exons ATGCCATCAGATGCCACCGCACCGCTGCAACTTCGCGTGGAGCACATCCGACCGTCACCCAGCGACGCTGCGGAGGTGCGGCCGCGTCCCGCCCCGTTCCTGCGCCCGTCCCGCCCCTTCCCCCGGATGCGGGCCGGGATGGCGCTGCCCACCCCGCGCTACGGGCACCTGGGCCCGCGGGGGCCCTTTCGGGACGTGTACGAGCCGGCCGAGGACACCTTCCTGCTGCTCGATGCGCTGGAGCGGGACGCGGACAGCCTGCGGGAGGCTCG AGTCGAGATCTGCCTTGAAATAGGATCCGGATCTGGTGTGGTTTCAACATTTGTGGCTTCTTCTATCCTTGGACCTGGTGCACTGTACAT ATGCACAGATATCAACCCCATGGCAGCTTACTGTACCCAGGAGACAGCTCTGCTGAACAATGTTCACCTGCAGCCTGTCGTCACTGACTTG GTCAAAGGATTATCCCCAAGGTTAAATGGGAAGGTTGATCTGCTGCTGTTTAACCCACCATATGTGGTAACACCTTctgaagag GTGAAAAGCCAAGGAATAGAGGcatcctgggctgggggcagacaGGGCAGAGAAGTCATGGATAGACTTTTCCCACTAGTACCAGACCTTCTTTCACCAGGAGGATTATTCTACTTGGTcacaattaaagaaaataatccag ATGACATTCTGGAAACAATGAAGAAAAGTGGCTTAAAAGGCACACGAGTGCTTTCCAGGCAAGCAGGACAAGAGATGCTGACAATCCTCAGATTTAGGAAATCTTGA
- the HEMK2 gene encoding methyltransferase N6AMT1 isoform X3: protein MPSDATAPLQLRVEHIRPSPSDAAEVRPRPAPFLRPSRPFPRMRAGMALPTPRYGHLGPRGPFRDVYEPAEDTFLLLDALERDADSLREARVEICLEIGSGSGVVSTFVASSILGPGALYICTDINPMAAYCTQETALLNNVHLQPVVTDLVKSQGIEASWAGGRQGREVMDRLFPLVPDLLSPGGLFYLVTIKENNPDDILETMKKSGLKGTRVLSRQAGQEMLTILRFRKS from the exons ATGCCATCAGATGCCACCGCACCGCTGCAACTTCGCGTGGAGCACATCCGACCGTCACCCAGCGACGCTGCGGAGGTGCGGCCGCGTCCCGCCCCGTTCCTGCGCCCGTCCCGCCCCTTCCCCCGGATGCGGGCCGGGATGGCGCTGCCCACCCCGCGCTACGGGCACCTGGGCCCGCGGGGGCCCTTTCGGGACGTGTACGAGCCGGCCGAGGACACCTTCCTGCTGCTCGATGCGCTGGAGCGGGACGCGGACAGCCTGCGGGAGGCTCG AGTCGAGATCTGCCTTGAAATAGGATCCGGATCTGGTGTGGTTTCAACATTTGTGGCTTCTTCTATCCTTGGACCTGGTGCACTGTACAT ATGCACAGATATCAACCCCATGGCAGCTTACTGTACCCAGGAGACAGCTCTGCTGAACAATGTTCACCTGCAGCCTGTCGTCACTGACTTG GTGAAAAGCCAAGGAATAGAGGcatcctgggctgggggcagacaGGGCAGAGAAGTCATGGATAGACTTTTCCCACTAGTACCAGACCTTCTTTCACCAGGAGGATTATTCTACTTGGTcacaattaaagaaaataatccag ATGACATTCTGGAAACAATGAAGAAAAGTGGCTTAAAAGGCACACGAGTGCTTTCCAGGCAAGCAGGACAAGAGATGCTGACAATCCTCAGATTTAGGAAATCTTGA